Proteins co-encoded in one Paraburkholderia edwinii genomic window:
- a CDS encoding ribbon-helix-helix domain-containing protein, translating into MSSFEISEQVQMPITQYCNFSADLARPRQRSVRVNGLATCLRLEEVYWTIIEKLAREESLTVGKLISRWALEMDLAHEDVWNFTGYVRVICVVQLMKRAGSMASDGNVIAPDLANTRDMQ; encoded by the coding sequence TTGAGCAGCTTCGAAATTTCTGAGCAGGTTCAAATGCCCATTACACAGTATTGCAATTTCAGTGCGGACCTCGCGCGGCCGCGACAGCGGTCGGTGCGCGTCAATGGTCTCGCCACCTGTCTAAGGCTTGAAGAGGTCTACTGGACGATCATCGAAAAACTCGCACGAGAAGAGTCGCTCACCGTGGGAAAACTCATATCGCGCTGGGCTCTGGAGATGGACCTCGCCCATGAGGATGTCTGGAATTTCACCGGCTACGTGCGCGTGATTTGTGTCGTTCAATTGATGAAACGCGCCGGGTCGATGGCGAGCGATGGAAACGTCATTGCGCCGGACCTCGCTAATACGCGCGATATGCAATGA